From Chryseobacterium camelliae:
ACAGAATCATCAGGACTGTAGTGCAGAAAACAGCCACCGAGGTCATTACAGAGAGGGTGGTTCTTGAAGCCAAAAGAATGCTGATCCATCTTGATGAAAGCCTGGGAGAAATTTCTTTCCGGCTGGGATATGATGAATATTCTTACTTCGTGAGGGTTTTCCGGAAATCTTCCGGGATGACGCCTACGCAGTTTATCCGGAAATATAAATCTTAGGGTTACAGGGTAAGCGTAAAAGGACCTTCAAAAACAGTCTCAAAAGTATCCAGTAATTTCCCTTTTTCATCATAGACTCCGATAGCCAGGTTTTGTTTGGAAAACCTGATCTCTTTTTCCGGAAATGAAATATTGATGTTGCCTTTCAGGATCTGATCTCCTTTCAGAATAATTTTTTCAGAACCGAAAAATTCTATTCGTGCATGATCAGCATTAAGCACTTTTATGGTGAGTATTTTTTGTTCGTTGGACTTATTCAGGAACGTATAAATAAAGGTGTTGCTTATTCTCCCGTCTTTAATAAAATACGTGGATCCCGCAGGTTTGATGAATTTGGCCTCCAGTGAACCTCTGTCATGCATCAGGAATCCCAGGAATCCGATCAGAAGAACGAGAATGAAACTCGTAGCTTTCATCCGAGAAGTAAATCTGAATTTTTCACGGTTTTCTATTTCTGCCTCTGTGGCATAGCGGATCAGGCCTTTTGGAAGACCAACTTTTTCCATGACTTCATCACAAGCGTCGATACAGGCGGTGCAGTTGATGCATTCCAGCTGCTGGCCATTTCTGATGTCTATTCCGGTAGGGCATACCACCACACATTGTTGGCAGTCGATACAATCGCCCTTACCTGCAGCTTTTCTGTCTTCATGATGTCTCCATTTAGAACGGTTTTCCCCTCTCCGGAAATCATAATATACATTGATGGTATTTTTGTCAATCAGTACACCCTGAAGCCTTCCGTATGGACATACGAGCGTGCACACCTGTTCCCGGAGCCAGGCAAATACAAAATAAAACGTACCTGCGAAGGCAATCATTCCCAGGAATTTCAAAGGGTTTTCTGCGGGTCCCTCAAAAATAATACTGAAAACCTTTTCGTACCCTACGATGTACATGAACATAAAGTTGGTAATAAGTACTGAGATGACAGCAAATACAAACCATTTCAAAAGCCTTTTCCTTAGCTTTTCAGCGTCCCAATCCTGTCTGTCGAGCTTCATCTGTCTGTTGCGGTCCCCTTCAATCCAGAATTCGATTTTCCTGAAGACACTTTCCATAAAGATGGTCTGAGGACAAAGCCAGCCACAAAAGATCCTGCCGAAAACGACTGTAAAAAGCATAACAAAGATAACGGACGTTACAGCTCCTAAGGCAAGAATGAAGAAATCCTGCAGGTAGAACGGCTGCCCGAAGATGAAAAATGCCCGGTCGATCACATTAAACAGCAGAAAAGGATTGCCATTGACCTTTACAAAAGGTAACCCGAAGAAAAGAATAAGCAGGAAATAACTTGTGTAGTTCCGGTAATTAGTAAATTTGCCTTTCGGCTTGCGTGGGTACACCCATTTTCTTTTACCGGATTCATCCATTGTGCCTACTGAATTTCTGAAATGGTGAGCATCTTGTTGATGTGCCTGAAGATTATCGGATTGTATATTCATCGTTTTTGCATGAATTAAGTAAAGTAACCTGTACTCCTTACGGTCGGTACAAAGCTCATGAATATTGGCTTGTATTGCTAATATCATCTTCGCCTTAAATAGGATTATTGGGACATTCTATCATTCTATCTTATTATCCTTAAATGAGAAAATAACTTTTGAATCTGAGATTACAAATCGTAAATTGTAGCCATCAAAATTTATGAAACAATGAAGAATATCTGGCGTGCCGGCTCGGTTGGTTTGGTTTTAGCATTAGTCAGTTGCAAATCACTAAATACT
This genomic window contains:
- the ccoG gene encoding cytochrome c oxidase accessory protein CcoG, with protein sequence MNIQSDNLQAHQQDAHHFRNSVGTMDESGKRKWVYPRKPKGKFTNYRNYTSYFLLILFFGLPFVKVNGNPFLLFNVIDRAFFIFGQPFYLQDFFILALGAVTSVIFVMLFTVVFGRIFCGWLCPQTIFMESVFRKIEFWIEGDRNRQMKLDRQDWDAEKLRKRLLKWFVFAVISVLITNFMFMYIVGYEKVFSIIFEGPAENPLKFLGMIAFAGTFYFVFAWLREQVCTLVCPYGRLQGVLIDKNTINVYYDFRRGENRSKWRHHEDRKAAGKGDCIDCQQCVVVCPTGIDIRNGQQLECINCTACIDACDEVMEKVGLPKGLIRYATEAEIENREKFRFTSRMKATSFILVLLIGFLGFLMHDRGSLEAKFIKPAGSTYFIKDGRISNTFIYTFLNKSNEQKILTIKVLNADHARIEFFGSEKIILKGDQILKGNINISFPEKEIRFSKQNLAIGVYDEKGKLLDTFETVFEGPFTLTL